In a genomic window of Phaenicophaeus curvirostris isolate KB17595 chromosome Z, BPBGC_Pcur_1.0, whole genome shotgun sequence:
- the F2RL1 gene encoding proteinase-activated receptor 2, whose product MAGRPRLCLLLMLLCALLGAATPAESSGTSSSKGRSFAGRKVPTTNNVSEELYEVDEFAAKALTGKLTTVFLPIVYIIVFIIGLPSNAMALWVFFFRTKKKHPAVIYMVNLALADLLFVVWFPLKIAYHVNGNNWLFGEGLCKVLVGFFYGNMYCSILFMTCLSVQRYWVVVNPIVHSRKKSEIALGISLAIWILILLGTIPLYLVNQTAYISNLNITTCHDVLPDNVLAHDMFSYFLSLAIGLFLIPAFLTAVAYILMIKTLNASISDISTGKKRKRAIKLIIAVLCMYLICFTPSNVLLVVHFLLLKTYSQSYLYVSYITALCLSTLNSCIDPFIYYYISKDFRDNLKNALLCRSVRTTRRMQVSLSSGRYPKKSNSYSSNSNGTTKSTY is encoded by the coding sequence agAGTAGTGGAACCAGCAGTTCAAAAGGAAGAAGTTTTGCTGGACGGAAAGTTCCAACTACAAATAATGTCTCTGAAGAGTTATACGAAGTGGATGAATTTGCAGCAAaagccctcacaggaaagctgactacagtttttcttcctattGTCTATATAATTGTCTTTATCATTGGCTTGCCAAGCAATGCCATGGCCCTCTGGGTCTTTTTTTTCCGAACAAAGAAGAAGCATCCAGCTGTAATTTATATGGTTAACTTGGCATTGGCAGACCTTCTTTTTGTTGTCTGGTTCCCACTGAAGATTGCATACCATGTAAATGGCAATAATTGGCTATTTGGTGAAGGTCTCTGCAAAGTACTTGTTGGATTTTTCTATGGAAATATGTACTGTTCCATTCTCTTTATGACATGTCTGAGTGTGCAACGGTATTGGGTTGTAGTGAATCCCATAGTGCACTcaagaaagaaatctgaaattgcCTTGGGCATCTCCCTCGCTATCTGGATATTGATTTTGTTGGGTACCATTCCATTGTATCTTGTTAATCAGACAGCATACATTTCAAATCTTAACATCACAACCTGCCATGATGTGTTACCTGACAATGTTTTGGCTCATGACATGTTCAGTTATTTCCTTTCACTTGCAATTGGACTCTTCTTAATCCCAGCTTTTCTCACTGCTGTCGCTTACATACTAATGATTAAGACTCTAAATGCTTCCATCTCAGATATAAGCACTGGGAAGAAACGAAAAAGAGCAATCAAACTTATTATTGCTGTCTTGTGTATGTATCTCATTTGTTTTACACCTAGCAATGTGCTGCTTGTTGTGCACTTTTTGCTCCTCAAAACCTACAGCCAGAGCTATCTCTATGTGTCATATATAACTGCTCTTTGTCTTTCTACTTTGAATAGTTGTATTGATCCATTCATCTATTACTATATTTCAAAAGACTTCAGAGACAACCTTAAAAATGCTCTTCTTTGCCGAAGTGTGCGAACCACACGGAGGATGCAAGTGTCACTTTCATCAGGCAGATACCCCAAGAAGTCAAATTCTTATTCGTCGAACTCAAATGGGACCACTAAATCAACATATTGA